One Spirochaeta africana DSM 8902 genomic window carries:
- a CDS encoding cation transporter codes for MNNERTTAILDVDGATCTSCVYTIEHVGKRIKGVNDVYVDRASHQIQLDYDGNPDTVEKLITVVQRIGYNARLQQ; via the coding sequence ATGAACAATGAACGAACAACGGCAATCCTGGATGTAGATGGTGCCACCTGTACGTCCTGTGTATATACCATTGAGCATGTCGGCAAACGCATAAAAGGGGTAAACGATGTCTACGTGGATCGTGCCTCTCACCAGATTCAGCTTGACTACGACGGGAATCCCGATACCGTAGAGAAGCTTATCACCGTTGTCCAGAGAATCGGCTACAACGCCAGGCTGCAGCAGTAA